GCTCAAAATCCTTGAGCATATGAGGCACGGTCCTTTGCATCCGCATGCTGTCACACTCTTGCTTGAGCCAAATTCTATTATGCTCTGAATAATACACAAATCTATACCACAAAGTCAGGCTCCCAGCATGTTGTAACAATTTGAATCTAAGCTTTACAAACATTTTGATGCCATGCTATGTTACAGAGGTTCGCCTGAAGGCAAACGCCCACGCTGTGTAGCTTGCAGCGTGATCGATGCTATTGGTCAACTGTTGCTTGCGGAGGCTGCCGCTCAAACGCACCACCAGCATCCCCTCACCATGAGGCGCTCTGGCCTATTGAACAATTGGCCTAGAGCTAGGCCACAGTTGAAATTATGCAGTGAGCCTAAACAGACCATTTCAGTTTTCAGCAGAAGATGCAGCAGCAATGATGCATTAGCCCTGGTGCTTTACACGCTGCCTGTCACAGATGCTTAGACATGTTACCTGTAACAGGATCTAAGCAAAAGAACAACCAGACCCGCattgaaattagttttgttgttgCAAAAGAACTCGAAGTGTGTAAACAATAATAACAGTATCATTTCAAAACGTAGGAGACAAAAGGCATCGAAAACCGCTGCTGATGCATAAAAACTAGAACGAAAATTTGGCATCATAAGGATGGGCATAGCATCAAATATCACTTGTCAAAGTCATAATGGCAACCAAGTACAAATCTTAGCACCACACTTTCAGATATCCTAAAGCAAAAACCAAAAATACTGGAGCATGTTCTCGGCTAAACAGCATATATAGTCATTCAAATAGAGAACCCCAGGATGCCTGATGAGAAGAGCTACAATTACGCTTCAGTCTGCTCCCTCAAGCGACGGATTGTGCTCCTGACAGTGACGGCACTAGCAGTGCTGCAAATACACATTAACAGAATTATAAGTATACTTTATCAATGCATGGTTTTGGATGTCAGGAAGCAAGTCAGCAAAGAATTACTTCATGGTATAAGCACCACCAGCCTTGACCTTCCCACAGTCCTTGCATCCCCAAATTCCAACTGCTTTCCTCTTCACAGCAAACTGGAAAGACAATACAGGTGGTATTAGGGAAAAATATCATTCTATTCACATCCATGTCTTAGGGGAAAAAAAACAGCTCAACCTGAACCATTTCAAATatgaaaaaacaaacaaaatataCAAAGGAATATAATTTCAGAAGACCAGATACTTTCAAGTACGCAGAATCATAACAATCAAGTAGTGGTGAAGAGTACATAAAGACAGCATGCAGTAAACATAgatcaaaaacagcaaactcaAATGCATGATCAGATCAATTAATAGAAGACCTACCTTCCCACAGAACTCACAGAAGTACTTGGAGTGCTGAGATacctccatcttcttgatttGCTTACGCAAGCTAGCACCATACCGAGTTCCTACAACATTGCAATTTGCAAGGTTAACTTCATATCCAAGATCAGAAATTGAGAAATAAGCCATATTTTTTAAGCACGTACCATATTTGCCAACAATTCCGGCCTTCTTGGTGCGCTTCGTCTGCATAGGCATTACAAGAACAACAAATCACTAAGATGCTTACTAAAATTGTTTAATGCAATGTAACTGGTAAAACTATAACGGCAAAGTACTAATGCAGCTTCAAGACTAGCATATAGGAAGGTTATTACCGATACAATAGATAGCACACACTCAGGTAGGTTGATACGCAACAAGAACAAAACATTATTCCAGGTTCTACCTATTAATTCCTTAAATGCTAAAATATCATAAAGTCAAGCTAGTGATTATTTCAGAAATTACCATGTCTCTAGAGTTCaaactaatttcagaaataTCTAGCAGAAAAACACAAGCTGCTTTTTCAGGTTACATGGACAACAGAATAGTAAAAGAATAACTCAAGTCAACCCATGGAATGCAGCAGCTGAACTTAGAACTGGATGCTACATTCATGTTGCGGGTGCAGTACAGTGGCTCAAGCTTGACATGAGGACAACATAAATTAACAGTCATTTGATTGTCTAAAATAAGATCTAATTTTCATCAGAGCATTGAATGAGAAATGTAGAATGCATTTAGACAGCTTTTTACAATCAGCTGCATCTTGCACGGGCATTCAGGATGAAACCCACGCATACAACACCCTGATGCATCCGGATTTATGATAATAAATACCATAATATCATAAAATTATTATAGTTACATTGGTGCAGACTTAGAGATTATGCCACACTAATCACAACACTTCACAATTTCATATACTCCGAAGGACTCCAGTCCTATCTGGATTCTGGACACAATAAGACCTGCAAGTTCCTAGAGGAATGGGAAAACAAGACTGCTCCAAAGTACGATTGCTGGACGCGAAAATCAAGCCAAAGTCCTATATACCGCATACCAAACTATGGAGTCTCGCCGAGCGCATACCGAATTGGAGCTGAACTGCCACGTTTAACACTAGGATCTCGCGCGACGGCACAGCTCGAGAAGCTCCCGTAACTACGGATCATCCGAGCGCAAACAAAATCCACAGGAGGTACAATTCTTTGGCGCAGGGAGAGTGGGAGGAAAAAGAGAGGCGGCGTACCATCTCGGCGACGGGAGAGGAAGCGAGGCGCGCGGttgtagcggcggcggcggcgcggttgcGGGGAGGGTGCGCGGAGGAGCACGATAGGGAAGTTATATAGCGGTGCTAGGGTTTCGCGGAAGTATGGATCGGGCCTCCCTGCTGTTACTTGCTTGTTATGGGCCGGGCCAAAAGTGGAGTTAGGCCTTGGTCCCTCAAATTTCATTGAGCTGCGTTTGGGCCATCCACTCCTGACTCTCCCGAGGTACTGactctcttctccctcctctagATGGCACATCTCAGCGGACGCGGCTGGACCGAGGGTGGGGAACTGGGGATTGATTGGTTTGCAATTAAGCCTTGTTATTAATTTTCACGTGCAGATCCAATCAAATTTGTGGGTATACCACCGGTTAAATAGAAGAGCATCTGTGCATGCAGAAATAGACAAGTAATCTAAGATTAAAAAAGTTATAACTATTAAACCgagcatccaaattaaatttgaattgcatCATTATCTTTCTTATGACAACATCTTAAAAATAAGACCACACTTGCCTatgtttgcataattttttaaaaaatattttttaatattaaaaaaattagtttC
This sequence is a window from Panicum virgatum strain AP13 chromosome 7K, P.virgatum_v5, whole genome shotgun sequence. Protein-coding genes within it:
- the LOC120640707 gene encoding 60S ribosomal protein L37a-1 isoform X2, translated to MTKRTKKAGIVGKYGTRYGASLRKQIKKMEVSQHSKYFCEFCGKFAVKRKAVGIWGCKDCGKVKAGGAYTMNTASAVTVRSTIRRLREQTEA
- the LOC120640707 gene encoding 60S ribosomal protein L37a-1 isoform X1 encodes the protein MPMQTKRTKKAGIVGKYGTRYGASLRKQIKKMEVSQHSKYFCEFCGKFAVKRKAVGIWGCKDCGKVKAGGAYTMNTASAVTVRSTIRRLREQTEA